In a genomic window of Gloeocapsopsis dulcis:
- the purF gene encoding amidophosphoribosyltransferase: MIPNHSHLLPDAEAVGIDGVARPDKPEEACGVFGIYAPGEDVAKLTYFGLYALQHRGQESAGIATFVGEKVYLHKEMGLVSQVFNESILEELPGDIAVGHTRYSTTGSSRVVNAQPAVVPTRLGSLALTHNGNLVNTVQLREELQKSHCNLVTTTDSELIALAIADEVNSGKAWLEGAIAAFQRCQGAFSLVIGTPAGVMGVRDPNGIRPLVIGTLAGNPQRYVLASETCGLDIIGAEYLRDVEPGELVWITEAGLASFHWAQQPQRKLCIFEMIYFARPDSIMHSESLYTYRLRLGRQLAQESPAKADIVIGVPDSGIPAAIGFAQASGIPYAEGLIKNRYVGRTFIQPTQMMRESGLRMKLNPLKDVLAGKKIVIVDDSIVRGTTSCKLVRTLRDAGAVEVHMRVSSPPVTHPCFYGIDTDSQDQLIAATKSVAEIAAQIEVDSLAYLSQEGMLKVTQEDTNTFCTACFNGDYPISVPETVKRSKLMLEKVVV, translated from the coding sequence ATGATTCCCAACCATTCCCATTTATTACCAGACGCCGAAGCAGTAGGTATCGATGGCGTAGCGCGTCCTGATAAACCTGAAGAAGCCTGTGGCGTTTTTGGTATCTATGCACCAGGGGAAGATGTTGCGAAACTAACTTACTTTGGTTTGTATGCGCTACAGCATCGCGGTCAAGAATCAGCAGGTATTGCAACCTTTGTCGGGGAAAAAGTTTACTTACATAAAGAAATGGGGCTAGTCTCCCAAGTCTTTAATGAATCAATTCTGGAAGAATTACCTGGTGATATTGCCGTAGGTCATACCCGCTATTCCACTACAGGTTCAAGTCGTGTTGTCAACGCCCAGCCAGCTGTTGTCCCAACTCGCTTAGGCTCTCTTGCCTTAACACACAATGGCAATTTAGTCAACACAGTACAACTGCGTGAAGAATTACAAAAATCGCACTGTAACTTAGTCACTACCACAGACTCAGAATTAATTGCGTTAGCGATCGCCGATGAAGTTAACAGTGGTAAAGCATGGCTAGAGGGAGCGATCGCGGCTTTTCAACGCTGCCAAGGAGCCTTTAGCTTGGTTATCGGTACTCCAGCGGGAGTGATGGGTGTCCGCGATCCAAATGGCATTCGTCCCCTTGTGATTGGTACTCTCGCAGGCAATCCTCAACGTTACGTGCTAGCCTCTGAAACTTGCGGTCTAGATATTATTGGTGCTGAATATCTCCGCGATGTTGAACCAGGAGAACTCGTGTGGATTACCGAAGCAGGACTCGCCTCGTTTCATTGGGCACAACAGCCGCAACGCAAGCTGTGTATCTTTGAGATGATCTACTTTGCGCGACCAGATAGCATTATGCACAGTGAGAGTTTGTATACCTATCGCCTGCGCTTAGGACGACAACTCGCCCAAGAATCTCCTGCCAAAGCAGATATTGTGATTGGTGTTCCTGATTCAGGTATTCCCGCTGCAATTGGTTTTGCGCAAGCATCAGGAATTCCCTACGCTGAAGGACTGATCAAAAATCGTTACGTAGGACGCACTTTTATTCAACCAACACAAATGATGCGTGAATCAGGTCTACGCATGAAACTCAATCCCCTGAAAGATGTCCTCGCAGGAAAAAAAATTGTGATTGTAGACGATTCGATTGTTCGGGGTACAACTAGCTGCAAACTTGTACGTACATTGCGCGATGCAGGTGCTGTTGAAGTGCATATGCGCGTTTCTTCACCGCCTGTTACCCATCCTTGTTTCTACGGTATTGATACCGATAGCCAAGATCAGTTAATTGCCGCAACTAAATCTGTTGCCGAAATTGCAGCACAAATTGAAGTTGATTCTTTAGCATATCTCAGTCAAGAAGGAATGCTTAAAGTAACTCAAGAAGATACAAATACTTTCTGTACTGCTTGCTTCAATGGTGACTACCCAATTTCTGTGCCTGAGACTGTAAAGCGTTCTAAACTCATGCTCGAAAAAGTCGTTGTTTAA
- a CDS encoding chorismate lyase yields the protein MTAIFKSADNLKLSTAWHCLTPLWQGGEEAVQQGLPHTQLAPAWQLLLLGDGSPTRHLQLLTGEPTEVDVIDMSAIAMDLDSAPTQIQAVPGPRLRRQVWLRTASGQRLAYATSWWEASHVDEYLQNRNLPIWASLTRLRTELYRDVQGLYYGHSEALESAFSESGPFWGRHYLFWHHGQPLTLIYEVFSPYLTKYLGATHLDGGDD from the coding sequence TTGACTGCAATTTTTAAATCAGCCGATAACCTGAAATTATCAACAGCTTGGCACTGCTTGACACCACTGTGGCAAGGTGGAGAAGAAGCTGTACAGCAGGGCTTACCGCATACTCAGTTAGCGCCTGCTTGGCAACTACTATTATTAGGCGATGGTTCTCCGACAAGACACCTGCAATTGTTAACAGGGGAACCTACCGAAGTTGATGTAATTGATATGTCTGCGATCGCAATGGACTTAGATAGCGCACCGACACAAATTCAAGCTGTTCCTGGACCTCGTTTGCGGCGTCAAGTGTGGCTGCGGACTGCTTCGGGTCAAAGACTTGCGTATGCGACTTCTTGGTGGGAAGCAAGTCATGTAGATGAGTATTTACAGAATCGTAATTTACCAATTTGGGCTAGCTTGACTCGCCTGCGTACCGAGTTGTATCGAGATGTCCAAGGGCTTTACTATGGTCACTCAGAAGCTTTAGAGTCGGCTTTTTCTGAGTCAGGTCCTTTTTGGGGTCGTCATTACCTATTTTGGCACCACGGACAGCCGCTAACGCTCATTTATGAAGTTTTCTCGCCTTACCTGACAAAATATCTCGGAGCGACGCATTTAGATGGTGGCGATGATTGA
- a CDS encoding MATE family efflux transporter, giving the protein MTSISVSPVRAEMRAFLKLAIPLVSAQVAQSATGFVDTVMMGHLGWKILAAGGLASFTFQVFLNILSGIVLGVSPLIAEAYGAGRKTRIEQVTQQGLWLTVGLSISTMWVIAHMDVLMLQLGQVPETVTLASTYLKVMLWGLFPAVGFAMLRGVVSGLSQARPIMFIVIGGTLFNIVGNYVLGFGRFGFPRMELAGLALASTLSWWGMFLVLVIYLFKHPQLRIYRLFQKWYQLRLNLLWELIVIGVPIGVSISFEYGLVLVMTYLMGILGTDVLAAHQIALQTGMIVFMIPLGMSFATTARVGQWFGWQNLEGIKRAGYVSSSIVVGTTILVAIALLTFRQQVIGLYVDINNPENAQLLKLVIPMLSVVAIGHIFDGLQKTALGALYGLQDTRIPVLFGIVAFLGIGLVSGYVLGFYIGLGGVGLWVGYYLGSVAAATLYVWRFGNLISRKIGKFD; this is encoded by the coding sequence ATGACTTCAATTTCAGTTTCTCCGGTTCGAGCCGAAATGAGAGCGTTTCTGAAACTCGCTATCCCTCTAGTGAGTGCCCAAGTTGCTCAATCGGCTACAGGGTTTGTCGATACTGTGATGATGGGGCATTTAGGATGGAAAATTTTAGCTGCAGGAGGATTAGCCTCCTTCACCTTTCAAGTTTTTCTGAATATTCTCAGTGGTATTGTGCTGGGAGTAAGTCCACTCATTGCTGAAGCCTATGGCGCAGGACGCAAAACTCGGATTGAGCAGGTCACACAACAAGGATTGTGGTTAACAGTCGGGCTATCAATTTCAACCATGTGGGTCATAGCGCATATGGACGTCTTGATGCTGCAGCTTGGGCAAGTTCCTGAAACTGTTACATTAGCCAGCACTTATCTCAAGGTGATGCTGTGGGGATTGTTTCCTGCGGTTGGCTTTGCCATGCTTAGAGGAGTTGTCTCTGGGTTGTCGCAAGCTCGTCCCATCATGTTTATTGTAATTGGGGGAACGCTTTTCAATATAGTAGGCAACTATGTTTTGGGTTTTGGCAGATTTGGCTTTCCGCGGATGGAGTTAGCAGGGTTGGCATTAGCTAGCACTCTATCGTGGTGGGGAATGTTTTTGGTGTTGGTTATCTACCTGTTCAAACACCCGCAGCTAAGAATCTACCGCCTGTTTCAGAAGTGGTATCAGCTCAGATTAAACTTATTGTGGGAACTGATCGTCATTGGTGTACCGATTGGTGTCTCGATCTCCTTCGAGTATGGCTTGGTATTGGTGATGACGTATCTCATGGGAATCTTGGGAACTGATGTCTTAGCGGCTCATCAAATTGCTTTGCAGACAGGGATGATTGTGTTTATGATTCCGCTGGGAATGTCGTTTGCAACTACTGCTCGCGTTGGTCAGTGGTTTGGGTGGCAAAACCTTGAAGGTATAAAACGGGCGGGGTACGTCAGCTCTAGTATTGTAGTGGGGACGACAATACTGGTTGCGATCGCCCTACTCACTTTTCGTCAGCAAGTCATTGGGTTGTATGTAGACATTAACAATCCTGAGAATGCACAGCTGCTAAAACTTGTTATACCAATGCTGAGTGTTGTTGCAATCGGTCACATTTTTGATGGACTACAGAAGACGGCGCTAGGTGCGTTGTATGGGCTTCAAGATACCCGCATTCCCGTGCTGTTTGGCATTGTTGCCTTCTTGGGAATTGGACTAGTCAGTGGCTATGTTTTAGGCTTTTATATTGGCTTAGGAGGTGTCGGATTGTGGGTGGGCTATTACCTTGGTAGTGTTGCGGCAGCCACACTCTACGTTTGGCGCTTTGGTAACCTAATTTCCAGGAAAATTGGAAAATTTGACTAA
- a CDS encoding sulfite exporter TauE/SafE family protein, translating to MNATILILAVLIFTAAVLYSSVGHAGSSGYLTIMALMGIAPEVMKPTALTLNILVAVIATVKFYRAGYFSWSLFLPLAIASIPCSFIGGYLSLPAAFYNPITGSALLVAADKLFRTHHTITPTRQGIPLFAALLSGAAIGFLSGVTGIGGGIFLSPLLLLMGWADPRQSAGISAAFILVNSTAGLLGHLSHTVLLPKAIVFWAPSAIVGGFIGAEYGSKHKSANLQRLLSILLVVAGLKLLFSG from the coding sequence GTGAATGCCACAATCTTGATACTTGCTGTCTTAATTTTTACCGCAGCAGTGTTGTATTCCTCAGTTGGTCATGCAGGTTCGTCGGGTTATCTGACAATTATGGCATTAATGGGTATTGCCCCAGAGGTGATGAAACCGACGGCTTTGACACTGAATATTTTAGTTGCAGTCATTGCTACTGTGAAATTTTATCGGGCGGGATATTTTTCTTGGTCGTTATTTTTACCGCTGGCGATCGCTTCGATCCCATGCTCTTTTATTGGTGGGTACCTGAGTTTACCTGCTGCTTTCTACAATCCGATTACAGGTAGTGCTTTGCTTGTTGCGGCTGATAAACTTTTTCGCACTCATCACACAATTACCCCAACGCGTCAGGGAATTCCGCTATTTGCTGCACTTTTGTCAGGCGCAGCGATCGGTTTCTTGTCAGGAGTCACTGGTATCGGTGGCGGAATCTTTCTATCTCCTTTACTTTTACTCATGGGTTGGGCAGATCCACGCCAATCTGCAGGAATATCCGCAGCCTTTATTCTTGTTAACTCAACTGCTGGATTACTCGGACATCTTTCTCACACAGTACTCTTGCCTAAAGCTATTGTATTTTGGGCACCATCAGCTATTGTTGGTGGCTTTATTGGTGCAGAGTATGGTAGCAAGCACAAAAGTGCAAATTTACAACGGCTGCTATCCATTTTATTAGTTGTCGCTGGACTAAAACTCCTCTTTTCGGGGTAA
- a CDS encoding KH domain-containing protein has translation MPQQTSRISSSQVDNPDYTKLVKFLIQPFLENPDSLRVDCEVSQSSRKVWLRVAFESEDKGKVYGRGGRNIQAIRTVIAAAGAIAEQSVYLDIYGGDAQERDLATAAPAELGSKPSPEKRRTTSKPNVRPRSQSSVQ, from the coding sequence GTGCCTCAGCAAACCAGTAGAATTAGCTCTAGTCAGGTAGATAATCCTGACTATACTAAATTGGTAAAATTCCTCATTCAGCCATTTTTAGAAAACCCTGACTCCTTAAGAGTAGATTGCGAAGTGTCTCAAAGTAGCAGGAAAGTTTGGCTGCGTGTAGCCTTTGAAAGTGAAGATAAAGGCAAAGTTTATGGTCGAGGTGGACGCAATATTCAAGCAATTAGAACCGTCATCGCAGCAGCCGGTGCAATAGCAGAGCAATCAGTTTACCTAGATATCTATGGTGGTGACGCTCAAGAGCGCGATTTAGCAACGGCTGCACCTGCAGAACTCGGATCTAAACCATCTCCAGAAAAGCGCAGAACAACTTCTAAACCTAATGTTAGACCGCGATCGCAATCGAGTGTTCAATAG
- a CDS encoding PLP-dependent aminotransferase family protein, producing MDLALKLETTSTIPLHKQLYDELRQAILSGRLESGQRMPSTRALAKMLGISRATVLFSYDQLLSEGYLKTIPASGTFVACQLPDELLRTTSPPISSASPSCIELSTYGATLATVNLPPPPGQKPLINFSCYGKPALNEFPIQTWRRLLSRACRFSTTILDYPADPLGYKPLREAIARYLTQSRAVRCEPDQVAIVNGSQQALDLIARLFLNRGDQVIMEDPGYFEARYIFQVQGAKVLPVPVDRSGLVMEHLSTLTTPVKLVYVTPSHQFPTGAVLSLPRRLALLAWAQQTGAIILEDDYDSEFRYDERPIPALQGLTSSDSVIYIGTFSKVMFPSLRMGYLVIPRQLVPVVARAKWLVDRQSPLLEQHALTNFINEGHLESHIRRMRILYAERRKTLVQALTQHLGNQVTIMGENAGMNVMVQFHTHWNDEEIIAQAEQQGVELISARSCYMKAEDGNGKFLLGCTDLTSEVIQEGVWRLAQILKA from the coding sequence ATGGATCTCGCACTCAAGCTAGAGACCACTTCGACAATTCCATTACACAAACAGCTTTACGACGAATTACGCCAAGCGATTCTGTCAGGGCGGTTAGAATCCGGACAGCGGATGCCCTCAACTCGGGCGTTAGCAAAGATGTTAGGGATCTCACGAGCAACGGTTTTATTCAGCTACGACCAATTGCTCAGCGAAGGCTATCTAAAAACTATTCCTGCCTCTGGAACCTTTGTGGCTTGCCAACTACCCGATGAACTACTGCGAACAACCTCTCCCCCAATTTCATCCGCATCCCCATCTTGTATTGAGTTATCTACTTATGGCGCAACCTTGGCAACAGTGAACTTGCCGCCTCCACCTGGACAAAAACCTCTGATTAATTTCAGTTGCTATGGCAAACCCGCTTTAAATGAATTTCCGATCCAAACCTGGCGGCGCTTGTTGTCTCGCGCCTGTCGCTTTAGCACAACCATACTCGATTATCCGGCTGATCCGTTGGGATACAAACCATTGCGAGAGGCGATCGCCCGCTATCTTACTCAGTCCCGTGCAGTGCGGTGCGAACCGGATCAAGTAGCGATCGTCAACGGTTCTCAGCAAGCTTTGGATCTCATTGCTCGGCTATTTTTGAATCGGGGCGATCAGGTCATCATGGAAGACCCTGGCTATTTCGAGGCGCGGTACATCTTCCAGGTGCAAGGAGCAAAGGTATTACCCGTTCCTGTAGATCGCTCAGGACTGGTCATGGAGCACCTCTCAACTCTGACAACGCCTGTTAAGTTAGTTTATGTTACTCCTTCTCATCAGTTTCCTACTGGAGCAGTATTGTCGTTGCCTAGACGATTGGCACTCCTAGCCTGGGCGCAACAAACAGGTGCAATAATTCTGGAAGACGACTATGACAGTGAGTTTCGTTATGACGAACGCCCGATTCCTGCGCTACAAGGGCTAACAAGTAGTGATTCGGTAATTTATATCGGCACTTTTTCCAAAGTCATGTTTCCCTCATTGCGCATGGGGTATCTGGTTATACCACGGCAACTTGTTCCGGTGGTCGCTCGTGCGAAATGGTTGGTCGATCGCCAATCTCCTCTACTAGAGCAGCATGCATTAACCAATTTCATCAACGAAGGACATTTGGAAAGCCATATTCGACGAATGCGAATACTGTATGCTGAGCGTCGGAAAACTCTCGTGCAAGCTTTGACTCAACATCTAGGTAATCAAGTGACGATTATGGGCGAGAATGCTGGGATGAATGTGATGGTACAATTTCATACCCATTGGAACGATGAAGAGATTATCGCTCAGGCAGAACAACAGGGGGTAGAGTTGATTAGCGCTCGTTCATGTTACATGAAGGCTGAGGATGGCAATGGCAAGTTTCTCCTGGGATGTACCGATCTCACTTCAGAGGTGATTCAGGAAGGTGTGTGGCGCTTAGCTCAAATCCTCAAAGCATGA
- the rpsP gene encoding 30S ribosomal protein S16, with amino-acid sequence MIKLRLKRFGKKREASYRIVVINSRSRRDGRPLEELGFYNPRTDETKLDVPGIMKRLQQGAQPTDTVRRILEKANVFEQLSASANQ; translated from the coding sequence ATGATCAAACTGCGATTAAAGAGATTCGGTAAAAAACGGGAAGCGAGTTACCGGATTGTTGTCATCAATAGCCGCTCTCGCCGTGATGGTCGCCCCTTAGAAGAATTAGGATTTTATAATCCCAGAACTGACGAAACAAAGTTGGATGTTCCTGGAATAATGAAGAGACTTCAACAGGGCGCTCAACCCACTGATACCGTGCGTCGCATCCTTGAAAAAGCAAATGTCTTTGAACAGCTCAGTGCCTCAGCAAACCAGTAG
- a CDS encoding DNA-3-methyladenine glycosylase family protein gives MMIHSQKLVHLDYETAITALKQSDSVLATIINQIGDCTLAHEQQTGDLLSSLCKAIIYQQLSVRAASIIHQRFLELYSELSADSILETSDETLRKAGISRPKIAYLKGLAQKILDGLPTLNDLETMDDESIIQTLTQVKGIGRWTAEMVLIFRLHRWDVLPADDLGIRAAIYKAYSLPDLPDKTTVNQLGQVWQPYRTIASWYLWQSLKPKV, from the coding sequence ATGATGATTCACTCTCAAAAACTGGTTCACCTCGATTACGAGACTGCGATTACTGCGCTCAAACAGTCTGATTCTGTATTGGCAACAATCATTAATCAAATTGGCGATTGTACTCTAGCGCATGAACAACAGACGGGCGATCTATTATCTAGCTTATGTAAAGCAATTATTTATCAGCAACTCTCTGTCAGGGCAGCGTCAATCATTCATCAACGTTTTCTTGAACTGTATTCGGAACTATCTGCAGATAGTATTCTGGAAACCTCCGATGAAACTCTCCGAAAAGCAGGAATCTCTCGTCCTAAAATTGCCTATCTTAAAGGACTAGCACAAAAGATTCTTGACGGATTACCAACGCTGAATGATTTAGAAACAATGGATGATGAATCCATTATTCAGACATTAACTCAAGTTAAAGGCATTGGTCGTTGGACAGCAGAAATGGTGTTAATTTTTCGCCTGCATCGCTGGGATGTACTGCCTGCAGACGATTTAGGAATTCGCGCAGCAATTTATAAAGCTTACAGTCTACCAGATTTACCAGATAAGACAACTGTAAATCAGCTTGGGCAGGTTTGGCAACCTTACCGTACAATTGCCTCCTGGTATCTGTGGCAAAGTTTAAAACCAAAAGTTTAA
- a CDS encoding PhoH family protein yields MAEASTIQLPSKESAIALSGEHEENLKTLSRQTGATFVLRGQELHISGTEKQIELAQTLVRSLSDLWLKGNSVALADILTARQALDTHRENDLQDLQRNILARTRQGEEVRAKTFKQRQYIQAIHKNDLTFCTGPAGTGKTFLAVVIAAQALLANQYERLILTRPAVEAGEKLGFLPGDLQQKVNPFLRPLYDALHEFIDPERMPSLMERGVIEVAPLAYMRGRTLNKAFVIVDEAQNTTPAQMKMVLTRLGFRSRMVVTGDMTQTDLPGHQESGLVVALNILRHVEGIGFCEFSQKDVVRHPLVQRIVEAYERYEK; encoded by the coding sequence ATGGCAGAGGCATCAACGATTCAACTGCCGAGTAAAGAAAGTGCGATCGCCCTTTCTGGGGAGCATGAAGAAAACTTAAAAACCCTATCGCGACAAACGGGCGCGACATTTGTGTTACGCGGGCAAGAACTGCACATTTCAGGAACCGAAAAGCAAATTGAACTTGCCCAAACATTAGTGCGATCGCTGTCTGATCTATGGCTTAAAGGTAACAGTGTAGCTCTAGCTGACATTCTCACAGCACGTCAAGCGTTAGATACTCACCGCGAAAATGATCTGCAAGATTTGCAGCGCAATATTCTGGCACGAACTCGCCAAGGAGAAGAAGTTCGTGCTAAAACCTTCAAACAGCGACAGTACATTCAAGCAATCCACAAAAATGACTTGACTTTTTGCACGGGACCTGCTGGTACAGGAAAAACCTTTCTCGCAGTTGTGATTGCGGCACAAGCACTGTTAGCTAATCAGTACGAACGATTAATTCTTACACGCCCAGCCGTCGAAGCAGGAGAAAAACTCGGCTTTTTACCAGGAGACTTGCAGCAAAAAGTCAATCCTTTCCTGCGTCCCCTTTACGATGCCTTACATGAATTCATCGATCCCGAAAGAATGCCCAGCTTGATGGAACGAGGTGTGATTGAAGTTGCTCCTTTAGCTTATATGCGCGGGCGTACCTTAAACAAAGCGTTTGTCATTGTTGATGAAGCTCAAAACACCACGCCAGCACAGATGAAAATGGTGCTTACACGTCTTGGTTTTCGTTCGCGTATGGTAGTTACTGGAGATATGACGCAAACCGACTTACCAGGACACCAAGAGTCAGGGTTAGTTGTAGCGCTGAATATTCTACGTCATGTTGAAGGTATTGGCTTTTGCGAATTTTCTCAAAAAGACGTTGTACGACATCCTCTAGTGCAAAGAATTGTCGAAGCTTACGAGCGCTACGAAAAATAA
- the purL gene encoding phosphoribosylformylglycinamidine synthase subunit PurL yields MSVLSSAPFSLEEIANEGLKPEEYEEIVRRLGRHPNKAELGMFGVMWSEHCCYKNSRPLLKQFPTTGSRILVGPGENAGVVDLGDGLQLAFKIESHNHPSAVEPFQGAATGVGGILRDIFTMGARPIALLNSLRFGSLEDAKTRRLFTGVVAGISHYGNCVGVPTVGGEVYFDPAYSGNPLVNVMALGLMETEEIVKSGAAGLGNPVLYVGSTTGRDGMGGASFASAELSDESEKDRPAVQVGDPFLEKSLIEACLEAFKTGAVVAAQDMGAAGITCSTSEMAAKGGVGIELDLAKIPVRETGMVPYEYLLSESQERMLFVAEKGREQELIDIFHRWGLHAVVAGTVISEPIVRILFQGKVAAEIPATALAENTPIYHRDLLREPPEYARKAWEWTSDRLPLCTASGIEIQGNFYAWGEVLLTLLDTPTIASKRWVYRQYDHQVQNNTVLLPGGADAAVVRLRPQEEPAPSNSAVAATVDCNPRYVYLNPYEGAKAVVTEAARNLSCVGAEPLAVTDNLNFGSPEKPVGYWQLAETCRGLADACREFQTPVTGGNVSLYNETLDSQGNPQPIYPTPVVGMVGLIPDLTKICGQGWKSAGDVIYLLGLSLESPMTLGGSEYLATIHNTVAGLPPQVNFDLERQVQTACREGISQGWVKSAHDCAEGGIAIALAEACLSGNLGANITVPDTQLRWDELLFGEGGARILVSISPEQQTQWESYLQQHLASHWQKIGLVENPDTFLRISTSDQPVIEVTIELMRDCYCNAISRRLNV; encoded by the coding sequence ATGTCCGTCCTCTCTTCTGCACCTTTTTCTCTAGAAGAAATCGCAAATGAAGGTCTAAAACCTGAAGAATACGAAGAAATTGTGCGGCGACTGGGACGCCATCCGAACAAAGCTGAGTTAGGAATGTTTGGGGTCATGTGGTCAGAACACTGCTGCTATAAAAACTCTCGACCCCTCCTCAAACAATTTCCCACAACAGGTTCACGAATTCTGGTTGGACCTGGAGAAAATGCTGGTGTGGTGGATTTAGGCGACGGACTGCAACTTGCTTTCAAAATTGAATCGCACAATCACCCCTCAGCTGTCGAACCATTTCAAGGGGCTGCGACAGGAGTTGGCGGCATTCTCCGCGATATTTTTACGATGGGCGCGCGTCCGATCGCATTACTCAACTCGTTGCGCTTTGGTTCCTTAGAAGATGCCAAGACACGACGTTTATTTACGGGTGTCGTTGCTGGTATTAGCCACTATGGTAATTGCGTTGGTGTCCCTACTGTTGGCGGCGAAGTTTATTTTGATCCGGCTTACTCAGGTAATCCCTTAGTCAACGTGATGGCACTCGGATTGATGGAAACTGAGGAAATTGTCAAATCTGGTGCTGCAGGTTTAGGAAATCCTGTACTTTATGTCGGTTCTACCACAGGACGCGACGGTATGGGTGGTGCAAGTTTTGCGAGTGCAGAACTCAGCGATGAATCTGAAAAAGATCGTCCTGCAGTCCAAGTCGGCGATCCTTTTCTAGAAAAATCTTTGATTGAAGCTTGCTTAGAAGCTTTTAAAACAGGTGCAGTCGTAGCAGCGCAGGATATGGGTGCAGCAGGTATTACCTGTTCAACATCGGAAATGGCTGCCAAAGGAGGGGTAGGAATTGAACTTGATTTAGCTAAAATCCCTGTACGCGAAACGGGGATGGTTCCCTATGAATACCTGCTTTCCGAATCGCAAGAGAGAATGCTATTTGTTGCGGAAAAAGGTAGAGAACAAGAATTAATTGATATTTTCCACCGTTGGGGACTGCACGCGGTTGTTGCTGGTACAGTCATTAGCGAACCAATTGTACGCATTCTGTTTCAAGGTAAAGTTGCCGCAGAAATTCCCGCGACAGCTTTAGCCGAAAATACACCAATTTATCACCGCGATTTACTCCGCGAACCGCCCGAATATGCGCGTAAAGCTTGGGAATGGACAAGCGATCGCCTCCCGCTATGTACTGCATCTGGTATTGAAATCCAAGGCAATTTTTACGCTTGGGGTGAGGTTTTACTCACATTATTAGATACCCCCACGATCGCCTCAAAACGTTGGGTATATCGCCAGTACGATCATCAAGTCCAAAATAATACCGTACTTCTTCCTGGTGGTGCCGATGCGGCAGTTGTACGCTTGCGTCCTCAAGAAGAACCTGCGCCTTCAAATTCAGCAGTTGCTGCAACAGTCGATTGTAACCCGCGTTATGTGTATCTTAATCCCTATGAAGGAGCCAAAGCCGTTGTCACAGAAGCGGCGCGAAATCTTAGCTGTGTCGGTGCAGAACCTTTAGCAGTAACTGACAATTTGAATTTTGGTAGTCCAGAAAAACCCGTAGGCTACTGGCAGTTAGCAGAAACTTGTCGTGGTTTAGCAGACGCTTGCCGAGAATTTCAAACACCTGTTACTGGTGGTAATGTGTCACTTTACAATGAAACACTCGACTCCCAAGGCAACCCGCAACCAATTTACCCGACTCCTGTAGTCGGGATGGTGGGACTAATTCCTGATTTAACGAAAATTTGCGGTCAAGGGTGGAAAAGTGCAGGAGATGTTATTTACCTTCTTGGATTGTCTCTAGAATCGCCAATGACCTTGGGTGGTTCCGAATATCTTGCCACAATTCACAACACAGTCGCGGGATTACCGCCGCAAGTTAATTTTGATTTAGAACGTCAGGTACAAACGGCTTGTCGTGAGGGAATTTCTCAAGGTTGGGTAAAATCGGCACATGATTGTGCAGAGGGTGGAATTGCGATCGCGCTTGCTGAAGCTTGTCTTAGTGGTAACTTAGGCGCAAATATTACAGTACCAGACACTCAATTGCGCTGGGATGAGCTACTTTTTGGCGAAGGTGGCGCCAGAATTCTTGTTTCTATCTCTCCAGAACAACAAACGCAATGGGAATCTTATTTACAACAGCATCTAGCTTCGCATTGGCAAAAAATTGGTTTGGTAGAGAATCCCGACACATTCTTGCGAATTTCTACGTCCGATCAGCCTGTAATCGAAGTTACAATCGAACTAATGCGCGATTGCTACTGCAATGCAATTTCTAGACGTCTTAATGTCTAG
- a CDS encoding ChuX/HutX family heme-like substrate-binding protein, producing the protein MNATLKEFLEACETLSTLRLIVTSSAAVLEARGKLEKIFYAELPKGKYANMHTEGFEFHLNMDEIKQVKFETGEAKRGNFTTYAIRFLDKEGKPALSAFLQWGKPGEYEPGQVEAWQALREQYGEVWEPALVESL; encoded by the coding sequence ATGAATGCGACATTAAAAGAATTTTTGGAAGCTTGTGAAACACTATCAACACTGCGCTTGATTGTGACAAGTAGCGCAGCAGTTTTGGAAGCACGCGGCAAGCTGGAGAAGATATTTTATGCTGAGTTGCCCAAAGGGAAATATGCAAATATGCACACCGAGGGGTTTGAGTTTCATCTCAATATGGATGAAATTAAGCAAGTAAAGTTTGAAACGGGTGAGGCAAAACGAGGTAATTTTACTACGTATGCAATTCGGTTTTTGGACAAAGAGGGAAAACCAGCGCTGAGTGCGTTTCTCCAATGGGGTAAACCAGGGGAGTATGAACCAGGTCAAGTAGAAGCTTGGCAAGCTTTACGCGAACAGTATGGCGAAGTTTGGGAACCGGCTTTGGTAGAGAGTTTGTGA